One genomic region from Cetobacterium sp. 8H encodes:
- a CDS encoding bifunctional 2-keto-4-hydroxyglutarate aldolase/2-keto-3-deoxy-6-phosphogluconate aldolase: MLKKHKIIDSILKTGVVAVVRAENLDEAKRISNACIAGGVNAIEVTYTVPGATEVITELSKEFPGEDFIIGAGTVLDSETARLAILAGAKYIVSPGFDEDTAKLCNRYAIPYMPGCMTITEMIRATELGCDIIKLFPGSAFGPDFIKAVKAPLPHVNIMPTGGVSLDNVDTWIKNGVSAVGVGGKLATGTSHDITETAKAFVAKIKKVREEI; this comes from the coding sequence ATGTTAAAGAAACACAAAATTATAGATAGCATTTTAAAAACTGGAGTTGTTGCTGTTGTTAGAGCAGAAAACTTAGATGAGGCTAAACGTATTTCAAATGCTTGTATTGCTGGTGGAGTTAACGCAATCGAAGTAACTTACACTGTTCCTGGAGCTACTGAAGTTATTACTGAACTTTCTAAAGAGTTTCCAGGAGAGGATTTCATAATTGGAGCTGGAACAGTTCTTGATAGTGAAACCGCTAGACTTGCTATTTTAGCTGGAGCTAAATATATTGTTTCACCTGGATTTGATGAGGATACTGCAAAACTTTGTAACAGATACGCTATCCCATATATGCCTGGATGTATGACTATCACTGAAATGATTAGAGCTACTGAGTTAGGTTGTGATATCATTAAACTTTTCCCAGGAAGTGCTTTTGGTCCTGACTTTATAAAAGCAGTTAAAGCACCTCTTCCACATGTAAACATTATGCCAACTGGTGGAGTTTCTTTAGACAATGTAGATACATGGATTAAAAATGGTGTTTCTGCTGTTGGTGTTGGTGGAAAGTTAGCAACTGGTACAAGCCACGATATAACTGAAACTGCAAAAGCTTTTGTTGCTAAAATTAAAAAGGTTAGAGAGGAGATTTAA
- a CDS encoding sugar kinase, whose amino-acid sequence MGKIVTLGEIMLRLSTENNNRFIQSSTFRADYGGGEANVAVSLANFGIPTEYVTKLPNNPLTESIFRYLKGNGVETKNIVLGGERLGTYYLEVGTSVRASSVIYDRKHSAFSTLNFHELNLDSIFDNCDILHLSGITPALSESCHVLMDLIIKKAKSLDVLISFDFNYRSKLWPIDKASKVLVSYLPYIDICFAGSLDAEHIMNLGSNKTLIEYYEEILSKYPNIKYLLSTKRETHSVNENSLTGFIFKDGKLFSSDKYKFQIVDRVGGGDSFAAGALCGIYNNLSPQEIVDFATAASVYKHTVRGDANLVSKQEIEHIIKNGISTVSR is encoded by the coding sequence ATGGGTAAAATTGTAACTCTAGGAGAGATTATGCTTCGTCTATCTACAGAAAATAACAATCGTTTTATTCAAAGTAGCACTTTTAGAGCTGACTATGGAGGTGGAGAAGCCAATGTTGCTGTTTCACTTGCTAACTTTGGAATTCCTACTGAGTATGTGACAAAACTTCCAAACAACCCTCTTACAGAGTCTATTTTTAGATATCTTAAAGGTAATGGAGTTGAAACTAAAAATATTGTTTTAGGTGGAGAAAGATTAGGAACTTATTACCTTGAAGTTGGAACAAGTGTGAGAGCTTCATCTGTAATTTATGATAGAAAACACTCTGCTTTTTCAACTTTAAATTTTCATGAGTTGAATTTAGATTCTATTTTTGATAACTGTGATATCTTACACCTTTCAGGTATTACTCCAGCTCTTTCTGAAAGTTGTCATGTTCTAATGGACCTTATTATTAAAAAAGCTAAATCTTTAGATGTTCTTATAAGCTTTGATTTTAATTACAGAAGCAAACTTTGGCCTATAGATAAAGCTTCAAAAGTTTTAGTTAGCTATCTTCCATATATTGATATATGTTTTGCTGGAAGTTTAGATGCCGAACACATAATGAATTTAGGTTCTAATAAAACCTTGATTGAGTATTATGAGGAGATCTTATCAAAATACCCCAACATAAAATATCTTTTATCTACTAAAAGAGAAACTCACTCGGTGAATGAAAATTCTTTAACAGGATTTATATTTAAAGATGGAAAACTATTCTCATCTGATAAATATAAGTTTCAAATTGTAGATAGAGTTGGTGGTGGTGATTCCTTTGCTGCAGGAGCTCTTTGTGGAATATACAACAATTTATCTCCACAAGAAATCGTGGACTTTGCAACTGCAGCCTCAGTGTACAAACATACGGTTAGGGGGGATGCAAATTTAGTATCCAAACAAGAGATTGAACATATTATAAAAAATGGAATTTCAACTGTTTCTAGATAA
- the hcp gene encoding hydroxylamine reductase, producing MSDKKIPMFCFQCQETAGNKGCSVIGVCGKKATTSNLQDLLIYTAKGISIYRENLSLEDRKENKKLNSEIDYFITNSLFITITNANFDDDAISAQILEGIKIRDKVKALVESKGIEIKRLRNHDAATFVVNTVAEMNEKALTVGVLSTENEDVRSLRELIVYGLKGMAAYYEHSVNLGYEKEEIVMFIEKALVSTLDNSLEVGDLVALTLETGKFGVDVMGLLDSANTGKFGNPEITEVNIGVRNNPGILISGHDLNDIVQLLEQTEGTGVDIYTHSEMLPAHYYPELKKYKHLAGNYGNAWWKQKEEFETFNGPIVFTTNCIVPPKAGASYEGKVFTTNATGFPGWARVKEDANGNKDFSEVIEMAKKCASPTEIETGKIIGGFAHNQVFALADKVVDAVKSGAIRRFYVMAGCDGRMKSRDYYTEFAASLPKDTVILTAGCAKYKYNKLNLGDIGGIPRVLDAGQCNDSYSLALIALKLKEVFELNDINELPIAYNIAWYEQKAVIVLLALLHLGVKNINIGPTIPAFLSGNVLKVLIENFNIGTISTVEEDLKKF from the coding sequence ATGTCAGATAAAAAAATACCAATGTTTTGTTTTCAATGTCAAGAGACTGCAGGGAATAAGGGGTGCTCTGTCATAGGAGTATGTGGAAAAAAAGCGACTACATCAAATCTTCAAGACCTATTAATATATACAGCAAAAGGTATATCAATATATAGAGAGAATCTTTCTTTAGAAGATAGAAAAGAAAATAAGAAGTTAAATTCAGAAATAGATTACTTTATAACAAATTCATTATTTATAACAATAACAAATGCTAACTTTGATGATGATGCTATATCAGCTCAAATATTAGAAGGAATAAAAATTAGAGATAAAGTTAAGGCTTTAGTTGAGTCAAAAGGGATAGAGATTAAAAGATTAAGAAATCATGATGCAGCAACATTTGTAGTTAATACAGTTGCAGAGATGAATGAAAAAGCTTTAACAGTAGGAGTTCTATCTACAGAAAATGAAGATGTTAGATCACTTAGAGAGCTTATTGTATACGGATTAAAAGGGATGGCTGCATACTATGAGCATTCAGTTAATTTAGGATATGAAAAAGAAGAGATTGTAATGTTTATTGAAAAAGCTCTTGTATCAACTTTAGATAACTCTTTAGAGGTAGGAGACTTAGTTGCTTTAACATTAGAAACAGGTAAATTTGGTGTGGATGTTATGGGACTTCTAGATTCAGCTAACACAGGAAAGTTTGGAAACCCTGAAATAACTGAAGTAAACATAGGAGTTAGAAACAATCCAGGAATTTTAATATCAGGGCATGATTTAAATGATATAGTTCAACTACTAGAGCAAACAGAAGGTACAGGAGTAGATATCTATACTCACTCAGAGATGTTACCAGCACACTACTATCCAGAGCTAAAAAAATATAAACACTTAGCTGGAAACTATGGAAATGCTTGGTGGAAACAAAAAGAGGAGTTTGAAACTTTCAACGGGCCAATTGTATTTACAACAAACTGCATAGTTCCTCCAAAAGCAGGAGCATCATATGAAGGTAAAGTATTTACAACAAATGCAACAGGATTCCCAGGTTGGGCAAGAGTAAAAGAGGATGCAAATGGAAATAAAGATTTCTCAGAAGTAATTGAGATGGCTAAAAAGTGTGCTTCTCCTACAGAGATCGAAACAGGTAAAATTATAGGTGGATTTGCACATAATCAAGTTTTTGCTTTAGCGGATAAAGTTGTAGACGCAGTTAAGAGCGGAGCTATAAGAAGATTCTACGTTATGGCAGGATGTGACGGAAGAATGAAATCAAGAGATTACTATACAGAGTTTGCTGCAAGTCTTCCAAAAGATACAGTTATTTTAACAGCTGGTTGTGCAAAATATAAATACAATAAACTAAACTTAGGAGATATTGGAGGAATACCTAGAGTTCTAGATGCAGGACAATGTAACGATTCATACTCGTTAGCATTAATAGCTCTAAAATTAAAAGAGGTATTTGAATTAAATGATATCAACGAACTTCCAATCGCTTATAACATAGCTTGGTATGAGCAAAAAGCTGTAATAGTTTTACTAGCTTTACTTCACTTAGGAGTTAAAAATATAAATATAGGACCAACAATTCCAGCATTCTTATCTGGAAATGTTTTAAAAGTTTTAATTGAAAACTTCAATATAGGAACAATTTCAACAGTTGAAGAGGATTTAAAAAAATTCTAA
- a CDS encoding GlsB/YeaQ/YmgE family stress response membrane protein, which produces MGLLSWIILGIIAGALAKFLMPGNDSGGIIATMLLGIVGALVGGFIGGIIGIGSVHGLNIGSILTATLGAFVVLYLFKKFR; this is translated from the coding sequence ATGGGTCTTTTATCTTGGATTATTCTTGGTATTATTGCTGGTGCTCTTGCAAAGTTTTTAATGCCCGGTAATGATAGCGGTGGAATTATTGCAACTATGCTACTTGGAATCGTTGGAGCTCTTGTTGGAGGATTTATCGGTGGAATCATCGGTATTGGTTCGGTTCACGGTTTAAATATTGGTAGTATTTTAACTGCTACTTTAGGAGCATTTGTTGTTTTATATCTTTTCAAAAAATTTAGATAA
- a CDS encoding IclR family transcriptional regulator, with protein sequence MKKIVPSMEKIDKIFNYLYLKEKATQSELSKALNIPKATTNRILYTLVTMNYLNQNDKEYTLGNKFEYFADTNQKHTLIKRISVPYLEELSLKFKETFKISVLDKNKIRVIASIESNDFYKITVPENAIFPLHAGAASKLLICQLSEKKLSSLLPEKLPKYTENTIVSREELKKELFKINIKKIAFDNMEHSNSISAVAIPIFNENNKIISAISCPFFSNNQNDQHIDEIVKAMKDVSNKISSTLNNINY encoded by the coding sequence ATGAAAAAAATAGTTCCATCTATGGAAAAAATTGATAAAATATTTAACTATCTTTATTTAAAAGAAAAAGCTACACAATCTGAGCTTTCAAAGGCTCTTAATATTCCAAAAGCGACTACAAATAGAATTCTCTATACTTTAGTCACTATGAATTATTTAAATCAGAATGATAAAGAATACACACTTGGAAATAAATTTGAGTATTTTGCAGATACAAATCAGAAACATACTCTTATAAAACGTATTTCTGTACCTTATTTAGAAGAACTTTCTTTAAAGTTCAAAGAGACTTTTAAAATAAGTGTTCTTGATAAAAATAAAATTAGAGTTATAGCTAGTATTGAAAGTAACGATTTTTATAAAATTACGGTTCCTGAAAATGCTATTTTCCCTCTTCATGCAGGTGCAGCTAGCAAACTTTTAATCTGCCAACTTTCTGAAAAAAAACTTAGTTCTTTACTTCCTGAAAAGTTACCTAAATATACTGAAAACACTATTGTAAGTAGAGAAGAATTAAAAAAAGAACTATTTAAAATAAATATAAAAAAAATAGCTTTTGATAATATGGAGCATTCCAATTCTATTTCAGCAGTTGCTATCCCTATTTTTAATGAAAATAATAAAATTATTTCAGCAATTAGTTGTCCTTTTTTTAGTAATAATCAAAACGATCAACATATAGATGAAATTGTTAAAGCTATGAAAGATGTTAGTAATAAGATCTCTTCAACACTAAATAATATTAACTATTAA
- a CDS encoding DNA starvation/stationary phase protection protein, producing MENKNLVFQMNKFVGDLHVFKTKVHNFHWNLVGEHFFVIHPMLDGIMAEIDTQIDGVAERILMIGHRPFGSLEVYLKHTVLGEVETKPYTGKEAVKHMLEDFKLLLAELNIILKMAEDEDDQETITLMTDIGALYQKHIWMFGAWLA from the coding sequence ATGGAAAATAAAAATCTTGTATTTCAAATGAACAAATTTGTTGGGGATTTACACGTATTTAAAACTAAGGTTCACAATTTTCACTGGAATTTGGTTGGAGAGCACTTCTTTGTTATTCATCCTATGTTAGATGGAATCATGGCTGAAATAGATACACAAATTGATGGTGTTGCTGAAAGAATTCTTATGATAGGGCATAGACCTTTTGGTTCTCTAGAAGTTTATTTAAAACATACAGTTTTAGGTGAAGTTGAAACTAAACCTTATACTGGTAAAGAAGCTGTTAAACATATGCTTGAAGATTTCAAATTACTTTTAGCAGAATTAAATATTATATTAAAAATGGCTGAGGACGAAGACGACCAAGAAACTATCACTCTTATGACTGATATTGGTGCTTTATACCAAAAACATATTTGGATGTTTGGTGCTTGGCTAGCATAA
- a CDS encoding efflux RND transporter periplasmic adaptor subunit: MKKKWLIFFIIIVITILSISYFSFKKTKVSAIKIKKEDYTEQILVTGTIQAKNFSTLTSGINGIIENIYIREGEPIFKGDIIAKLDTQEIEANIREAEATYQKSEYNLEIINSVDIENARTNLKSALLNYNIAKDEYLKYESLFEKNYINKLDYNIKKNAFINSETLLKNSENNLKTLEKTGATYKAALENTKAARDALTALNKTLLKYYIYAPYNGYITARYVEVGQSVAPYTEMFDVSSNTDKIVSINLDEKYINRVQINSQIKIYPYADISKYSLGKLYYIGINIDNSFGTLEIRGTIDDVLPEFLFNSTVNVIIEGRKFSDAILLQNIYVIEKKNKNFVYLLQNGKSKLIEVEVVPVIDGFIVVDGLEDNSIILLPKNLTEGVRVNPQFNL, encoded by the coding sequence ATGAAAAAAAAATGGCTAATATTTTTTATAATTATAGTTATTACAATTTTATCTATATCTTATTTTTCTTTTAAAAAAACCAAGGTTTCAGCTATAAAAATAAAAAAAGAAGATTATACTGAACAGATACTTGTTACTGGAACTATCCAAGCCAAAAATTTCTCTACTTTGACTTCTGGAATTAATGGAATTATTGAAAACATCTATATAAGAGAGGGGGAACCCATTTTTAAAGGTGATATTATTGCAAAATTAGACACTCAAGAAATTGAAGCTAATATAAGAGAAGCAGAGGCAACTTATCAAAAGTCAGAATATAATTTAGAGATAATTAATAGTGTTGATATTGAAAATGCTCGAACAAATCTCAAATCAGCTCTGCTTAACTATAATATAGCAAAAGATGAATATTTAAAATATGAATCACTTTTCGAAAAAAATTATATAAATAAACTGGACTACAATATTAAAAAAAATGCTTTTATCAATAGCGAAACTCTTCTTAAAAATTCTGAAAATAACTTAAAAACTCTTGAAAAAACTGGTGCTACTTATAAGGCTGCATTAGAAAACACAAAAGCTGCAAGAGATGCTTTAACTGCTCTCAACAAAACTCTCTTAAAATATTATATCTATGCCCCATATAATGGTTATATAACCGCAAGATATGTCGAAGTCGGACAGTCAGTTGCCCCTTATACCGAAATGTTTGATGTCTCTTCTAACACAGATAAAATTGTCAGTATAAACCTTGATGAAAAATATATCAACAGAGTTCAAATCAACTCTCAAATAAAAATATATCCATATGCAGATATATCCAAATATTCTTTAGGAAAGTTATATTATATTGGAATAAATATAGATAATTCTTTTGGAACTCTTGAAATTAGGGGCACTATAGATGATGTGCTACCTGAATTTTTATTTAATAGTACTGTTAATGTTATCATTGAAGGTAGAAAATTTAGTGATGCTATTCTGTTACAAAATATCTATGTGATTGAAAAGAAAAATAAAAACTTCGTTTATCTTTTACAAAATGGTAAATCTAAACTTATTGAAGTTGAGGTGGTACCTGTAATTGATGGCTTCATTGTGGTTGATGGGTTAGAAGATAACAGTATTATTCTACTTCCTAAAAACTTAACAGAAGGTGTTCGGGTAAATCCTCAATTTAACTTATAA
- a CDS encoding FtsX-like permease family protein codes for MRYEFRIGIGFMTHSKGQSIFIISAIALGVAVQIFISSLVTSLQASLIERFLGESAHISITDGNTRDQLISLDNKPLIYGNFSFTQNRITDSSNIVNYLKDYEDITIVVPTVEGNAIYNRGGKTTSLTIRGVDLGLGDRLYNIIDRVIKGVPVIDSENILIGTRLAQDYDLKIGDIMQLTLSSGKIETVRISGIFDLENTNSNTNLVIMDLNKAQRIFDKKGYVTNISIQIKDVFQAPILADIFQKKYPYLEVVPWTRDSENIIKALKSQTDTSIVIQIVVTLATSMSIASVLLVTVLQKMKEIGILKAMGALDRSTGYLFIIQGALIGFFGSVLGMLFGVAVIEFYINLAQPSFDITISPLKLILIVFVSTISGIISGIAPARKCMKLSPIEVIKGE; via the coding sequence ATGAGATATGAATTTAGAATCGGAATAGGTTTTATGACACATAGCAAAGGTCAATCAATTTTTATAATCTCCGCAATCGCTTTGGGAGTTGCTGTGCAAATCTTTATATCTTCACTAGTTACCTCTCTTCAAGCTAGTCTTATCGAAAGATTTTTAGGAGAATCTGCACACATCTCTATTACCGATGGAAACACAAGAGATCAACTCATCTCTTTAGATAACAAGCCTCTTATATATGGTAACTTTTCTTTTACACAAAATCGAATTACAGACTCTTCTAATATTGTTAACTATTTAAAAGATTATGAAGATATAACAATTGTCGTTCCCACTGTAGAAGGAAATGCTATCTATAATCGTGGTGGAAAAACAACCTCTTTAACTATAAGAGGTGTTGATTTGGGTTTAGGTGATAGACTTTACAATATAATTGATCGAGTTATTAAAGGAGTACCTGTTATTGATTCTGAAAACATTTTAATCGGAACTAGACTCGCCCAAGATTATGATCTAAAAATTGGAGATATTATGCAGCTTACCCTTTCTAGTGGGAAAATTGAAACCGTTCGTATCTCAGGTATTTTTGATCTTGAAAATACAAATTCGAACACAAATCTTGTTATAATGGATCTCAATAAAGCTCAAAGAATTTTTGATAAAAAAGGCTATGTTACCAATATTAGTATTCAGATAAAAGATGTTTTTCAAGCTCCTATTTTAGCCGATATATTCCAAAAAAAATATCCTTATCTTGAAGTGGTTCCATGGACTCGTGATTCTGAAAATATAATTAAAGCTCTTAAATCTCAAACAGATACAAGCATTGTAATTCAAATTGTTGTGACACTCGCTACTTCTATGAGTATTGCAAGTGTGCTTTTAGTAACAGTTCTTCAGAAGATGAAAGAGATTGGGATTCTTAAAGCCATGGGTGCTCTTGATAGATCTACAGGCTATCTTTTTATCATTCAAGGAGCTCTTATTGGATTTTTCGGTTCTGTTTTAGGGATGCTTTTTGGTGTGGCTGTAATTGAATTTTATATCAATCTAGCTCAGCCTAGTTTTGATATAACAATCTCCCCTTTAAAGTTAATATTGATAGTTTTTGTATCTACAATATCTGGTATCATATCCGGTATTGCACCCGCTAGAAAATGTATGAAACTAAGTCCAATTGAGGTGATAAAAGGTGAGTAA
- a CDS encoding ABC transporter ATP-binding protein, whose amino-acid sequence MSKKILQLLNIDKFYGEEVIIKVLKNINLTFYEGEFIAIIGQSGSGKSTLLNIIGSLDKPSAGKIFFKEKDISDFSRDEMALFRNRSIGFIFQFHYLLPEFTVLENVLIPTWIKTGYDTDDQKNRALKLLEYVGLKDFVNRTSNTLSGGQQQRVAIARALMNETDIILADEPTGNLDSESSSQIYRLLREINLEFKTTFIIVTHDSRISNMCDRVIEIMDGTIIKDEQKNPT is encoded by the coding sequence GTGAGTAAAAAAATATTACAACTTTTAAATATCGATAAATTTTATGGTGAAGAAGTAATTATAAAAGTTCTTAAAAATATTAACTTAACTTTTTATGAGGGTGAATTCATAGCTATTATTGGTCAAAGTGGAAGTGGTAAAAGTACCCTTTTAAACATTATCGGTTCACTTGACAAGCCTAGTGCTGGTAAAATCTTTTTTAAAGAAAAAGATATTTCAGATTTTTCTCGTGATGAGATGGCTCTTTTTAGAAATAGGTCTATTGGTTTTATATTTCAATTTCATTACCTACTGCCAGAATTTACTGTTTTAGAAAACGTTCTTATTCCAACCTGGATAAAAACCGGTTATGATACCGACGACCAAAAAAATAGAGCTCTTAAACTTTTAGAATATGTTGGCTTAAAAGATTTTGTTAACAGAACTTCAAACACTCTCTCTGGTGGACAGCAACAAAGAGTTGCTATAGCACGTGCTCTTATGAATGAAACTGACATTATTTTAGCTGATGAACCCACGGGTAATTTAGATTCAGAAAGTAGTAGCCAAATATATCGTTTGCTACGAGAAATAAATCTTGAATTCAAAACTACATTTATTATTGTTACTCATGATTCACGTATTTCAAATATGTGTGATCGAGTTATTGAAATTATGGATGGAACAATCATTAAAGATGAACAGAAAAATCCAACTTAA
- a CDS encoding HD domain-containing phosphohydrolase codes for MLKNFFIVFFSMVINIFSADLSTEENAWISKNRGRVIQIDSLRPTSIFLYRDEKGELRGVQKEFFKYLEKKIGVRFKFRDRDISLIKEDICNNNSEIVINASKNKSRDNFYKFVATPNTYYTGFYTKDFEILNLNDIHEKRVGIIEDSTEEIKFKESYNKQYENIKEIVYVKNPEDGFKRLDSGDIDVYLGKSNTDIFKSYDFQVLDRIAKNNLKIMVSKKEVCLANIVEKYQKKFFNDGMVQVLENERPIFYKQILKNDKDLKYIKENYKEIVVSMPNVEDINPLFYRKKENYFGYVPDRMIEFGKIVGVPIVFKPYKSGEYSNIKAVDYKLFKERSEYIIPYYESNVTFFSNVNSENLNLNTGLKDKKVGYISHEDLDLDFERTYEVKTIVRYNSYEEAFKAILDKEIEVLMGDFRTISLAISRKHLEKKIKIVGFYNEKPSVGFGVNIEDIHIARLLKKILPDHSSDFHILSSRLNIPDTPDVDYKYISLIVTVSMIIIFIMYFLLLKSQSEKSRAERITKALVESFEIANELNDEDTGNHILRVNLYSKLIAEKLGCSRKFIQEISTYASLHDVGKIGVSDMILKKPGKLTEEEFETMKSHVTLGHKLIVKMEVGEIAENIALYHHEKYDGQGYGMGLIGEDIPLEARIVSLADVYDALRQERVYKKGFSHEKAKEIIESERGKHFDPKIVDIFLKYNDQFDTIFKTN; via the coding sequence TTGTTAAAAAATTTTTTTATTGTTTTTTTTAGTATGGTCATAAATATTTTTTCAGCAGATTTGTCTACTGAAGAGAATGCATGGATTTCGAAAAATAGAGGAAGAGTAATTCAAATAGATTCATTAAGACCAACATCTATATTTTTATATAGAGATGAAAAAGGTGAATTGAGAGGGGTTCAAAAGGAATTTTTTAAATATTTAGAAAAAAAAATAGGAGTTAGATTTAAATTTAGAGATAGAGATATAAGTTTAATAAAAGAAGATATTTGTAATAATAATTCAGAAATTGTTATCAATGCTTCTAAAAATAAATCAAGGGATAATTTTTATAAATTTGTAGCAACTCCAAATACTTATTATACAGGATTTTATACAAAGGATTTTGAAATTTTAAATTTAAATGATATTCATGAAAAAAGAGTTGGAATTATTGAAGACAGCACAGAGGAAATAAAGTTTAAAGAATCTTATAATAAGCAGTATGAGAATATAAAAGAGATTGTGTATGTAAAAAACCCAGAAGATGGATTTAAAAGACTAGATTCTGGAGATATAGATGTATACTTAGGGAAAAGTAATACAGATATATTTAAAAGTTATGATTTTCAAGTTTTAGATAGAATTGCAAAAAACAATTTGAAAATTATGGTGAGTAAAAAAGAGGTATGTTTAGCAAATATAGTTGAAAAATATCAAAAGAAATTTTTTAATGATGGAATGGTTCAGGTTTTAGAAAATGAAAGACCTATATTCTATAAACAAATTTTAAAAAATGATAAGGATTTGAAATATATTAAAGAGAACTATAAAGAGATTGTAGTATCAATGCCTAATGTAGAGGATATCAATCCTTTATTCTATAGAAAAAAAGAAAATTATTTTGGATATGTACCAGATAGAATGATAGAGTTTGGAAAAATAGTGGGAGTTCCAATTGTTTTTAAACCTTATAAATCTGGAGAATATAGCAATATAAAAGCGGTTGACTACAAGTTATTTAAAGAGAGATCTGAATATATAATCCCATATTATGAAAGTAATGTAACATTTTTTTCAAATGTAAATTCTGAAAATTTAAATTTGAATACAGGATTAAAAGATAAAAAAGTAGGATATATTTCTCATGAAGATTTGGATTTAGATTTTGAAAGGACTTATGAAGTTAAAACAATTGTGAGATACAACTCTTATGAAGAAGCTTTTAAAGCTATCTTAGATAAAGAAATAGAAGTGTTGATGGGAGATTTTAGAACGATTTCACTTGCGATTTCAAGAAAGCATCTAGAGAAGAAGATAAAAATAGTAGGTTTTTATAATGAAAAACCGAGTGTAGGTTTTGGAGTTAATATTGAAGATATACACATAGCGAGACTGTTAAAAAAAATTCTACCGGATCATTCATCTGATTTTCATATTTTATCAAGTCGTCTAAACATACCAGATACACCGGATGTAGACTATAAATATATCTCTTTAATAGTTACAGTTTCAATGATAATAATTTTTATTATGTATTTTTTATTATTGAAGTCACAGAGTGAAAAGTCTAGAGCAGAAAGAATAACAAAAGCTTTAGTAGAAAGTTTTGAGATAGCAAATGAGTTAAATGATGAAGATACAGGAAATCATATATTGAGAGTTAACTTATATTCAAAACTTATTGCAGAAAAACTTGGGTGTTCAAGAAAATTTATTCAAGAGATATCAACTTATGCTTCTTTACATGATGTTGGAAAAATTGGAGTATCAGATATGATCTTAAAAAAACCAGGAAAATTAACTGAAGAAGAGTTTGAAACTATGAAAAGTCATGTTACCTTAGGACATAAGCTTATAGTGAAGATGGAAGTTGGAGAAATAGCTGAAAATATTGCACTCTATCATCACGAGAAATATGATGGGCAAGGATATGGAATGGGATTAATTGGAGAAGATATACCGCTAGAAGCAAGAATAGTTTCTCTTGCAGATGTATATGATGCTCTTAGACAGGAGAGGGTTTACAAAAAAGGGTTTTCTCACGAAAAGGCAAAAGAGATAATAGAAAGTGAAAGAGGAAAGCATTTTGATCCTAAAATTGTAGATATATTTTTAAAATATAACGATCAATTTGATACTATATTCAAAACAAATTAA
- a CDS encoding PTS lactose/cellobiose transporter subunit IIA, translated as MVDFTEDELEEIIFSIVAYAGEAKGCAHQALAFAEEGKFEEAEECMKECDAAVLKAHHVQTDMIQKEAGGQKVPLSMVFVHAQDHLMTALSERELIKKMIKMNKRLYALENK; from the coding sequence ATGGTAGACTTTACAGAAGATGAGTTAGAAGAGATAATATTTTCAATAGTTGCATATGCAGGGGAAGCTAAAGGATGCGCTCACCAAGCTCTAGCGTTTGCTGAAGAAGGAAAGTTTGAAGAGGCAGAAGAGTGTATGAAAGAGTGTGATGCGGCAGTATTAAAAGCTCACCATGTTCAAACTGATATGATTCAAAAAGAAGCTGGAGGACAGAAAGTTCCATTATCAATGGTTTTTGTTCATGCTCAAGATCATTTAATGACTGCTCTTTCTGAAAGAGAGTTAATAAAAAAGATGATAAAAATGAATAAAAGATTATATGCTTTAGAAAATAAATAA